A DNA window from Desulfuromonas thiophila contains the following coding sequences:
- a CDS encoding DUF4492 domain-containing protein yields the protein MGLATQVVRFYVEGFRSMRLGRTLWKIILLKLLVFMTVLYLFFPNHLNRRYETDQQRADHVLRQLALLPDGQQ from the coding sequence TTGGGCTTGGCGACACAGGTGGTGCGATTCTATGTCGAGGGCTTTCGCTCCATGCGTCTGGGGCGGACGCTGTGGAAGATCATTCTGCTGAAACTGCTGGTATTCATGACGGTGTTGTATCTGTTTTTCCCCAATCATCTCAATCGCCGCTACGAGACCGATCAGCAACGGGCCGATCATGTCTTGCGGCAGCTGGCCTTGCTGCCCGACGGACAGCAGTAA